A single window of Montipora capricornis isolate CH-2021 chromosome 14, ASM3666992v2, whole genome shotgun sequence DNA harbors:
- the LOC138033041 gene encoding uncharacterized protein produces MFPIIMQQRCAFTTRLYDYIITSIYQGQNFMELSEGIASMNFREFMRNNPESDDLGKGFESNIFCAYPGNDKLMELFLLQFQLTRDLYENNMCKHVGKILSCDHTFKISKHVGVTREDDCKFVRQFENVFLALNENGEVMTWAFTKSTSFSEISGMLKDLKCRLDEAGITLEMILVDDCCNVRQFYEQIFPGVKVRLDLFHACLRIVQTIPKGNGFNAQFSNELSLIFRNDGDLGDERKMATASPEDVEANLERLLFVWKKNLNKDTLHQAELLRKHIRKGCLSDIPIGCGTEKNERLHRHLNRSLLCGVSKIGPELAIAVMTCVLYAWNCKRKGSHLQSKRVKPVGPIEGVCSCHEDQVSAAQPHMKQTKNKILSSDIKGSSISASRSYLVEKKVEELKTITLLEYIIRRILHLQDFLSTFGAQCKTKTVDMVSLLWSTGVKTSSFIEDESELNTMGMDMTSQHAENLKRNVSGLNLELDKVAEDGNCYFRAVVRHLPKYLTGNKEQLEQHCLSLGFGKNEEENTAKLRQLFVNEVTEHIGDYESWMTAGINNLEMVSKFSQSGFFASEVGDLRARATAKLLRIPIIIVTALPNLPTIPFLPDVFATDKPIYVAYDHSGPGHYNATKVSQMYVTMPHASYHLLLSSKTSIIRTC; encoded by the coding sequence ATGTTCCCCATCATAATGCAACAACGGTGTGCGTTCACCACGCGCTTGTACGACTATATTATTACTTCGATTTACCAAGGACAAAATTTTATGGAATTGTCGGAGGGCATAGCATCAATGAACTTCAGAGAATTTATGCGAAACAATCCAGAGAGTGATGACTTGGGAAAGGGTTTTGAAAGTAACATATTTTGCGCATATCCAGGAAATGATAAACTGATGGAACTTTTTCTGTTACAATTTCAGCTGACAAGGGATCTATATGAAAACAACATGTGTAAACACGTCGGAAAAATTTTATCTTGTGATCACACATTTAAAATAAGTAAGCATGTTGGTGTTACTCGTGAAGACGATTGCAAGTTTGTTCGGcaatttgaaaatgtgtttctAGCCCTAAATGAGAATGGGGAGGTTATGACCTGGGCCTTCACGAAATCAACTTCCTTTTCAGAAATTTCTGGCATGTTAAAAGACTTGAAATGCAGGCTAGATGAAGCAGGTATCACTCTGGAAATGATTTTAGTGGACGATTGCTGTAATGTAAGACAATTTTACGAACAGATTTTTCCAGGTGTGAAAGTTCGATTGGATCTGTTCCACGCATGCCTGCGAATTGTACAAACAATCCCAAAAGGAAACGGTTTTAATGCACAGTTTTCAAATGAACTATCTCTAATTTTTCGCAATGATGGAGACCTCGGCGATGAAAGAAAAATGGCGACGGCTAGTCCTGAAGACGTAGAGGCTAATCTGGAAAGGTTACTCTTTGTGtggaagaaaaacttaaatAAGGACACTCTACATCAAGCAGAGCTTTTACGCAAACATATAAGAAAGGGGTGTCTGTCGGACATACCTATAGGATGTGGAACGGAAAAGAACGAGAGGCTTCATAGGCATTTAAACAGATCTCTGCTTTGTGGTGTCTCCAAAATTGGCCCTGAGCTGGCAATAGCAGTTATGACATGTGTGTTATATGCTTGGAACTGTAAAAGAAAGGGGTCTCATTTGCAGAGCAAAAGAGTAAAACCTGTCGGGCCAATCGAGGGCGTTTGTTCCTGCCATGAGGATCAAGTGTCTGCTGCACAGCCACATatgaaacaaaccaaaaacaaaattttatcaAGCGATATCAAAGGTAGCTCGATTTCAGCGTCAAGGTCGTATTTAGTGGAAAAAAAAGTGGAGGAACTTAAGACAATCACCCTCTTGGAATACATAATACGACGCATTCTACACCTTCAAGATTTTTTATCTACCTTTGGTGCAcaatgtaaaaccaaaactgTAGATATGGTGTCGTTGCTGTGGTCGACAGGTGTGAAGACATCTAGCTTTATAGAGGATGAAAGTGAACTCAATACCATGGGTATGGACATGACCTCCCAACATGCTGAAAACTTAAAAAGAAACGTATCTGGCCTTAACCTGGAATTGGACAAGGTCGCAGAGGACGGTAACTGTTATTTTAGAGCAGTAGTCAGACATCTGCCTAAATATTTAACAGGGAACAAGGAGCAACTGGAACAACATTGTTTATCACTTGGGTTTGGAAAGaacgaagaagaaaacacagCAAAACTGAGGCAGCTTTTCGTCAATGAAGTCACTGAACACATCGGTGATTATGAAAGTTGGATGACAGCAGGGATCAACAATCTGGAGATGGTCTCCAAATTCAGTCAGAGTGGCTTCTTTGCCAGCGAAGTGGGTGACCTTCGTGCAAGGGCAACAGCCAAACTCTTAAGGAtcccaataattattgtaacagcTCTTCCAAACCTGCCAACCATTCCATTTCTACCTGACGTTTTCGCAACAGACAAACCAATATATGTTGCGTATGATCACTCTGGACCTGGGCACTACAATGCCACGAAAGTTTCGCAAATGTATGTGACCATGCCACACGCAAGTTATCACTTGTTGCTATCGTCAAAAACGTCGATTATCCGCACTTGTTGA